In Uranotaenia lowii strain MFRU-FL chromosome 2, ASM2978415v1, whole genome shotgun sequence, one genomic interval encodes:
- the LOC129741603 gene encoding uncharacterized protein LOC129741603 isoform X2, giving the protein MEERSSLGEESDLSLMREIFYHNLLEDIHAEYGPGELEITPELQNRIDKRILGFLRVSDGGDRLEEGGTRTKRNAAQELIEAETAGAEHFFLKGFRERGYVPVNFPNDICLLKVGQTVFAASLHMRKSKDNYANHTVVSFYVRQKGHFQKYKEYSAIVARKFDCISHASLGFVAVVNYYDNAQEQDSPKTHRTFDDGSPVFQIQENSTTEIVQKFNQSNQNTVHMWTHGNHIYLTHTYTNLDESVANVCPLYRWSGYHFDVIDELPCYNSIHIEPFTIEQTLFIAIANQMNDEAVDEDTFSDVFKFDYERQKFDFHQKIYVYSVSDIKYFYLDHGDIREHFLVTGNSRAGKKNRSGKLDYDQHSIVYKYIDGYFVPFQKFELHGVKQFLPVMRENGEFLLLIRCRGRPLQIYEYDGWKFAPSRIDYTREAFAAGVSQMRVYRHVINGSLIVIANRNLFGTTANIFSPLYGVGNDLKEVYGEFINWCGDTTEQLAELNLEEVYKKLVALPKVDDEAVRFGKEIQLKHSTVEVLRTKVLQTDKFVFNQQTFDYLNKIRKDLQVLKNKAEHLKAIIDSSLRLDESLDIKGDLRVPEVIAARGLVRELDAQKVNNEKQPVARAHEPDQGDVVKVDRLIVDERLAVKFLNGYASETLLRTSDDLSALKDVELHVKEIDVHGEFYVEKLIDGIHFSPDNVLIEGVDQTFTNKTLLVDQLIANNMVTPLLNSSKVEKIMSYANEAGRLMEARSQIRATEYYPMRLKEIRVDNLTMSGLINEVDLGYIDRNALKNTGDQVITASYNFDNIIAANLTIPNKRLSGIDLNLLVLTEPTEDQPYITVRQDVQFISPVLMDKLQITDRINHVSVVDDRLQVLLLNSTEPQMITGTKIFDNIEVLGPIHLQGKINSSSLSKLNPIATITEDIYLEGDFEITGDVTIRRLLNTSNVYGASRTYNYKDLYHHGLPLNAVSSQQNFTFKQPIIVQHAFGNNFNDYNPSDFIPSNSGKLQRITGRKIFTGDLTIRGNRVDAAVINQVNLKQLNSTILKRTGNQIIEGTIHFKELIASSSIAKQTLFEDRPLASLLTSGHGQPIKSALRFENCQLTVREDLIIENLETYNSSTIYGYDLEHMIQDTLRKNPAINSTVTVTGPKSFYNLTVGELVLVDQATLNGVDLIGLKKIGDPLEKDLLVKETLILKNPIRVRNVFFNGSINGVSKHDFGRNWLMNEYNQTFTAPQTFENVVAEQVFLDGLINGVKLEDLVEDLYFLDKNERVQRVEFNEGLVSYQPVIVNGVVSGLNLATDVVLDRSKDQQQLKELYVDGNLLVRGQLYVSSKINDMNYAKLKEYVTSNGSEHPIKVEAQGNVHFHQQPDVAQLNGYRLEELHREIWLSNRDEVLTGNFRFQTVNFENNVLTKGPINDLDLDELQNTYLSVSKPQNVSTPMIFSGPAMLKTASFEEATLKGKLKGSIESIGIDIAEFDKHVLKKDVPQTITGNWIIHRVAVHGNLNISTLNGLDIHRDILLNNVPHATFTGSKRFDNFRVRNLICPAPCIIQGVDFNEWVANSVRLGQNHTIDGILYLESASVLGNVECSGLVNNITFNRDTLLLKSVPQIIEGDLYVNMKIPEQNLVYPASIESLQVDTINGKNFSEFVQNLALRDRGTLKIHTPVSFRQPLETQNLDLGNNSMYGVNINQLLQEVEYGDQLMQYESKLRNLNVVGQSLVETFNTVTPFLSHFNLVQTSLKGRFRSVSAISLPLSPAPVDLLVAHVNQENYTAVEFYRWHKKDQQFRIAKGFLPITSPKLIVNNAKRINIGHVQHLFVEFNEPTTQSYRQSFLDLEPPDFMMPKKIQPKFMTIYEFNSTIPRNVVNIKLFDLDCIGLYSAKADGIEVHCLQLENLVYYMRFHQMLVTPAVRQANFIDQRLIVLSRDGLLQVWRSQPNRKLSLTQLIKSIHASAIAVAKFEYQLFIAVNSESPESEDSTTAHHGSIEIWRDSRPSQANGTFSKYQTILSKVPRQIQLSVLPTASELMLYALKDDPFHPLVIYRYEGVAGFREHLTSKTLRTTSKRLAVVKLERNQRELLALVADREIRFVEAVVKGT; this is encoded by the exons CGGAACATTTCTTCTTGAAGGGTTTTCGTGAACGTGGCTACGTTCCTGTTAACTTTCCCAACGATATATGTTTGCTCAAGGTCGGCCAAACGGTATTCGCAGCATCGCTTCACATGCGAAAATCGAAAGATAATTACGCCAACCATACCGTGGTATCATTCTATGTTCGT CAAAAGGGCCATTTCCAAAAATACAAGGAATATTCGGCGATCGTAGCCAGAAAGTTCGATTGCATCTCCCATGCGTCGCTCGGATTCGTGGCTGTGGTAAACTACTACGACAATGCCCAGGAACAGGACTCGCCGAAAACGCACCGAACCTTCGACGATGGTTCACCGGTCTTTCAAATCCAGGAGAATAGTACAACCGAAATCGTGCAAAAGTTTAACCAATCGAACCAGAATACCGTGCACATGTGGACACACGGGAACCACATCTATCTGACGCACACCTACACCAACCTGGATGAGAGTGTGGCCAATGTTTGCCCCTTGTATCGTTGGTCCGGATACCATTTCGATGTGATCGACGAGCTGCCGTGCTACAATTCTATCCACATAGAACCGTTCACGATCGAGCAGACACTGTTCATAGCGATCGCCAACCAGATGAATGACGAAGCTGTCGACGAGGATACGTTTTCCGATGTGTTCAAGTTTGATTACGAACGGCAAAAGTTCGACTTTCATCAGAAAATCTACGTTTACTCGGTGTCCGATATCAAGTACTTTTATCTGGATCACGGCGACATCAGGGAGCACTTTTTGGTGACGGGAAATTCGAGGGCTGGGAAGAAAAATCGAAGCGGCAAGCTCGACTACGATCAGCATTCGATCGTGTACAAGTACATCGATGGATACTTTGTGCCGTTCCAAAAGTTCGAACTGCACGGTGTGAAACAGTTTCTTCCGGTTATG CGGGAAAATGGTGAATTCCTGTTGCTGATCCGCTGCCGAGGTCGTCCCCTGCAAATCTACGAGTACGACGGATGGAAGTTTGCTCCCTCGCGCATCGACTACACCAGAGAGGCATTTGCCGCCGGCGTATCGCAGATGCGAGTCTACCGGCACGTAATCAACGGGAGTCTGATTGTCATCGCCAATCGGAATCTTTTCGGCACGACAGCCAACATCTTTTCGCCGCTCTATGGCGTCGGTAATGACTTGAAGGAAGTGTACGGCGAATTCATCAACTGGTGTGGCGATACAACGGAACAGTTGGCTGAATTGAATTTGGAAGAGGTTTACAAGAAATTGGTGGCGCTACCGAAGGTCGACGATGAAGCTGTACGCTTTGGGAAGGAAATCCAACTGAAACATTCGACCGTGGAGGTTTTGCGAACAAAAGTTTTGCAAACCGATAAATTTGTGTTCAATCAACAGACGtttgattatttgaataaaattaggAAAGATTTgcaggttttgaaaaataaggctGAACATTTAAAAGCAATTATCGATAGTAGCCTTCGGCTGGACGAGTCTCTAGATATTAAGGGTGATTTAAGAGTGCCGGAAGTGATCGCTGCTCGTGGTCTTGTCAGAGAACTGGATGCACAGAAGGTTAACAATGAGAAGCAACCAGTAGCCAGAGCACATGAACCAGATCAGGGAGATGTTGTAAAGGTAGATCGATTAATTGTAGATGAGCGTTTGgcggtaaaatttttaaatggctATGCCAGTGAAACTCTACTTCGAACTTCCGATGACCTGAGTGCTTTGAAGGATGTTGAGCTTCACGTGAAAGAAATTGACGTTCATGGCGAattttatgtagaaaaattaaTCGACGGCATACATTTTTCGCCCGATAACGTTTTGATTGAAGGAGTAGATCAAACGTTTACAAACAAAACTCTGCTAGTTGATCAGTTGATAGCGAATAATATGGTTACACCGTTATTGAACTCAAGTAAAGTTGAGAAGATCATGTCTTACGCAAATGAAGCTGGACGATTGATGGAAGCAAGATCTCAGATAAGAGCTACTGAATATTATCCGATGAGGTTGAAGGAAATAAGAGTTGACAATTTGACGATGTCCGGATTAATCAATGAGGTAGACCTTGGGTATATTGACCGAAATGCTTTGAAAAATACTGGCGATCAAGTTATAACGGCCAGttacaattttgataacatAATTGCGGCAAATCTAACTATCCCGAACAAACGCTTATCGGGAATCGATCTCAATCTTCTGGTACTGACGGAACCTACTGAAGATCAGCCTTACATAACTGTTCGTCAAGATGTTCAGTTTATAAGTCCTGTTTTAATGGATAAGCTTCAAATAACCGATCGCATCAATCACGTATCAGTGGTTGATGACAGACTTCAAGTTTTACTGTTAAATTCCACGGAACCTCAAATGATAACTGGTACAAAAATCTTCGACAATATTGAAGTTCTTGGACCGATTCATCTACAGGGTAAAATCAACAGCAGTAGTTTAAGCAAGTTAAATCCCATTGCAACCATAACTGAAGACATTTATCTCGAGGGTGATTTTGAAATAACGGGCGACGTTACGATCAGGCGCTTGCTCAACACCTCAAATGTCTACGGTGCTAGTAGGACATATAACTACAAAGATCTCTACCATCATGGACTGCCGTTGAATGCAGTTTCGTCGCAGCAAAACTTCACGTTCAAGCAACCGATCATCGTCCAGCATGCCTTTGGTAATAATTTCAATGATTACAATCCCAGTGATTTTATTCCTTCAAACTCTGGAAAACTACAACGAATAACGGGGCGCAAAATATTCACCGGAGATCTGACTATCCGCGGTAATCGTGTGGATGCAGCTGTGATAAATCAAGTAAACTTGAAGCAACTCAACAGTACTATACTCAAGAGAACTGGTAATCAAATTATCGAAGGTACTATTCACTTCAAAGAGTTAATCGCATCCAGTTCGATAGCCAAGCAAACCCTGTTCGAAGATCGTCCGTTGGCTTCCTTGCTGACCAGTGGTCACGGTCAACCAATTAAATCTGCACTTCGATTCGAAAACTGTCAGCTTACGGTTCGGGAAGATCTTATCATTGAAAATCTGGAGACCTACAATAGTTCTACAATTTATGGATACGACTTAGAGCACATGATTCAGGATACGCTACGGAAGAATCCAGCCATCAATAGCACAGTTACCGTTACAGGGCCCAAAAGTTTCTACAATCTAACAGTCGGGGAATTGGTTCTAGTTGACCAGGCAACCTTGAATGGAGTGGACTTGAtcggattgaaaaaaatcggcgATCCCCTGGAAAAAGACCTTCTGGTGAAGGAAACTTTGATCCTTAAGAATCCGATTAGGGTACGGAACGTGTTTTTCAACGGCTCTATAAACGGAGTGTCAAAGCACGACTTTGGTAGAAACTGGTTGATGAATGAGTACAACCAAACCTTCACAGCGCCGCAAACATTCGAGAATGTAGTTGCCGAACAAGTTTTTCTAGATGGCTTGATCAATGGCGTGAAGCTGGAAGACCTGGTCGAGGACCTGTACTTTTTAGACAAGAACGAACGTGTACAGAGGGTTGAATTTA ATGAAGGACTCGTATCATACCAACCAGTGATCGTTAACGGAGTCGTTTCGGGACTTAATCTCGCTACCGATGTAGTGCTAGATCGTTCCAAAGACCAACAGCAATTGAAGGAACTGTACGTCGATGGCAACCTACTAGTACGTGGACAGCTTTACGTATCGAGCAAGATAAACGATATGAACTACGCAAAGTTGAAGGAATATGTGACAAGCAATGGTTCTGAGCATCCCATCAAAGTAGAGGCACAAGGGAATGTTCATTTCCATCAGCAACCGGATGTGGCTCAACTAAACGGTTACAGATTAGAAGAATTACATCGTGAAATTTGGTTGAGCAATAGAGATGAGGTGCTGACAGGAAATTTCCGTTTTCAAactgttaattttgaaaacaatgttCTGACAAAG GGTCCTATCAACGATCTCGATCTGGACGAACTTCAAAACACTTATCTCAGCGTATCGAAACCGCAGAATGTATCAACGCCGATGATTTTCTCTGGTCCAGCCATGCTTAAGACGGCTAGTTTTGAAGAGGCCACATTGAAAGGAAAGTTGAAAGGATCAATCGA GTCGATTGGAATAGACATTGCAGAATTTGATAAACATGTATTGAAGAAGGACGTTCCGCAAACCATAACCGGCAATTGGATCATCCATCGCGTCGCAGTTCATG GAAACCTAAACATTTCCACCTTGAATGGGCTGGATATCCATCGGGACATTCTGCTAAACAATGTTCCCCATGCAACATTCACCGGATCAAAGCGATTCGACAATTTCCGAGTTCGCAATCTAATCTGTCCTGCTCCGTGTATAATTCAGGGAGTGGATTTCAACGAGTGGGTGGCCAATTCTGTTCGGCTTGGACAGAATCATACCATCGATGGAATTTTATATCTGGAATCGGCCAGCGTGCTGGGCAACGTTGAGTGTTCGGGTCTGGTGAACAACATTACCTTCAACAGGGACACGCTTTTGTTAAAATCGGTTCCACAGATCATTGAAGGTGATTTGTACGTGAACATGAAAATACCGGAGCAAAACCTAGTTTATCCGGCGTCGATTGAATCGCTGCAGGTGGACACAATCAATGGGAAAAACTTTTCCgagtttgttcaaaatttggctCTTCGGGATCGGGGAACGTTGAAAATCCACACACCTGTAAGCTTCAGGCAACCGTTGGAGACGCAAAACCTTGACCTAGGAAACAATTCTATGTACGGCGTGAACATTAACCAGCTGCTCCAAGAAGTTGAGTACGGCGATCAACTGATGCAATATGAATCCAAGCTGCGTAATTTGAACGTTGTTGGGCAATCGTTGGTGGAAACTTTCAACA CTGTTACGCCTTTCTTGAGTCACTTCAACCTGGTCCAAACATCGCTCAAAGGACGGTTTCGGAGTGTGTCCGCCATTTCGTTACCACTGTCACCGGCACCAGTTGATCTGTTAGTAGCTCACGTGAACCAAGAGAATTATACTGCGGTAGAATTCTATCGATGGCACAAGAAGGATCAACAATTTAGAATAGCTAAAG GATTCTTACCTATAACATCTCCGAAGCTAATCGTTAACAATGCCAAGAGAATAAACATTGGTCACGTCCAACACCTGTTTGTTGAATTCAACGAACCAACGACTCAGTCATAtcgtcaatcgttcctcgaccTAGAGCCTCCAGATTTCATGATGCCTAAGAAAATTCAACCCAAGTTTATGACTATTTACGAGTTCAACAGTACGATTCCGCGTAATGTGGTAAAcattaaattatttgatttggaCTGCATTGGTCTGTATTCGGCCAAAGCAGACGGAATAGAAGTTCACTGTTTGCAGTTGGAAAATCTGGTATACTACATGAGATTCCATCAAATGCTGGTAACTCCGGCCGTCAGACAAGCTAACTTTATCGACCAACGTTTGATTGTACTAAGTCGAGATGGACTGCTTCAAGTGTGGCGATCTCAACCAAACCGCAAATTATCTCTGACTCAGCTGATCAAATCGATCCATGCCAGTGCGATCGCGGTGGCCAAATTCGAGTATCAACTATTCATTGCCGTCAACTCTGAATCGCCCGAAAGCGAAGACAGTACAACAGCACATCATGGTTCCATTGAAATCTGGCGAGATTCCCGACCATCGCAAGCCAATGGCACCTTCAGCAAATATCAAACCATTCTAAGCAAGGTTCCACGTCAGATTCAGCTGTCGGTTCTTCCGACGGCCTCGGAATTGATGCTGTACGCTTTAAAGGATGACCCATTCCATCCATTGGTGATCTACAGGTATGAAGGAGTGGCCGGATTCCGTGAGCACTTGACCAGCAAAACTTTACGAACCACTAGTAAACGACTGGCGGTCGTCAAGCTGGAGCGGAATCAACGAGAGCTGTTGGCCCTGGTGGCCGATAGAGAGATCCGATTCGTCGAAGCCGTTGTGAAGGGAACATAG